The DNA sequence TTGACGACTTTGCCTGCTTTCAGGCTTTCGTACATGGCGGGAGCACCGGCTGGTTCTACGCCGATTATCTTTGTGCTAGGGCTGATTTGTTTTACATAACTGCCTATTCCTGCGGATAAGCCACCACCACCTACAGGTACAAAAATGTAGTCGATGGGCCCGTTGGCACTATCGAGTATTTCTACCCCCACGGTTCCCTGTCCGGCAATGGTGCCGGGGTCATCAAAAGGATGCACAAAGCCGCGACCTTCTACTTTAGCACAGAGCATTGCTTCCGCATAAGCATCGTCATAGGTGTCACCGGTAAGGACGACTTCGACGAAACTTTTACCAAAGAGCTTTACCTTTTTTACCTTTTGTTTAGGGGTCACGATCGGCATGAATATCTTGCCGTGAACTTGCATCTTCTGACAGGCAAAGGCTACTCCTTGGGCGTGATTACCCGCACTTGCACACACCACTCCGTTTTTGAGTTGTTCCTCCGTCATGGTGGCCATGTTGTTGAAGGCTCCCCGAATTTTGTAGGAACGAACAACTTGCAAATCTTCTCTTTTTAACAAAAGATTGCATTCGTACAGCTCCGAAAAGCGGTAATTCGGTAACATGGGCGTAATGTCAGCAATGCCTTTCAGGCGTACTTTGGCCTGGTAAATTTGCTCTACGCTAAGCAGTGAAGTGTTGGAAGTAATGGGCTTAGCCATTGTCGGTGATTTCGAATACGTGTAAAAAACAGAACTGAACTTTGGTAAAGTCCGTAGTGAGATGCGGGCTGCTTTACGCCCTTGGAGTAGAGGATATAGAGATGGAAGGACCAATTTTCATTAATTTCCCTCTTGGATAATCAACTTCGAGGATCGCGGGACGATCAACGAAGGTAAAATCCCTCTACCTTCTACCTCAAGGGGGGCAATCGCCCCGCATCCCTCTACGACTTTCGCCTAATAGCAAACTTCAGGTTAACCAACTTCCTGTTCTTTGGCCGCAGGTTGATTTTCCGGACGTAGGCTTCTTACCGTACGGCCCGCTTGCCACATCTCACTGTTATGCAATTCTGAAAGCTCCGCCTCAAGTTTTACCCGGTAGTCTGGCTGGCTGTTTGAGTCAATTGAGCGTTGGGCTTCCTTACCAGAAGCAACGCTGTCGTACAGGTCATTAAAGACGGGGAGTACAGCATCACGGAATTTGTTTTTCCAGTCAAGGGCACCACGCTGTGCGGTGGTTGAACAATTGGCGTACATCCAGTCCATACCGTTTTCAGCAACCAATGGCATAAGACTTTGTGTAAGTTCTTCTACCGTTTCATTGAAGGCCTCACTTGGAGAGTGTCCCCGTTCGCGTAATACGGAATATTGGGCCTCAAAGATTCCCTGAATAGCACCCATAAGGGTTCCGCGCTCGCCAGTAAGGTCGCTGTATACTTCTTTTTTGAAGGTCGTTTCGAATAAATACCCAGAACCAATACCGATACCCAAAGCGATCACCCTTTCTTTGGCACGGCCCGTAGCATCCTGGTGGATCGCGTAAGAAGAATTGAGTCCGCGGCCTTCGACAAACATACGGCGCAAGCTGGTACCACTCCCTTTGGGAGCTACGAGGATAACATCGACATCAGCAGGTGGAACAATGCCCGTACGGTCGAGGTAAGTAATACCAAAACCGTGAGAAAAATACAAAGCTTTACCAGGGGTAAGGTGCTTCTTGATGGTTGGCCACATCGCAATCTGAGCAGCATCAGAGAGTAGATACTGGATCACTGTTCCTTTTTCGGCAGCTTCTTCAATAGAAAACAGGGTTTCTCCGGGTACAAAGCCGTCAGCGATGGCTTTATCCCACGATTTTGAAGGCTGGCGTTGTCCTACAATGACATGGAAACCATTGTCTCTCAGGTTGAGTGCTTGGCCAGGGCCTTGTACACCATAGCCAATAATCGCGATGGTCTCTTCCTTTAAAACGGTTTGCGCTTTTTCTAATGAGAATTCTTCCCGGGTAGCTACATTCTCTTCGGTGCCACCAAAATTCAATTTTGCCATGATATGCGGATTTTTCTAAGTTGTTAAATTATTAGTGGGCAGCCTCAGCCAATTACCCAATCAAAGTTCAAAAATGGACATTATTCTTTGCTCTATACAGCTTTGTAGGGCCTTCATTTAGCCAAAATTACGATGGCTTTGGGCGTGTTTTTTTACTTAACTAATTGATAGATAGGGTTTTGTTTGAGTGGGAGTTACGCAGAATACAGCACCACTAAATAAAAAATCCCGCATTCTACCACCAGGGTAAAATGCGGGATAGGAAGCCTGCTGTATTGATTTACAGCAAATCCTTATTCTTTAATAAAACGAGTTACAATTACTTGTTCACCATCATACCAACGCAAGAGGTACATGCCTGCCTGTAATTGGCTGATATTGAGACTACTCTGGTTGGTGCCAGCAACAGGGCTAAGTGCTTGTTGGAAGAGCAACATTCCATTGATGTCGAAACAGCTTACTACCTGCTGCTCGGTCAGCAACGAAGAAGGTACAGTGACCTGTACGTTGATCTGATCGCTGGCAGGGTTAGGATAGAGGTTGATCACTACCCGGTCGGTATTAGGAAGGCTAGCATTGGTGTTGCCACCAGGAACCAGGTTCTCCAATTCAATCCGGGTAACGGTAACGAAATTGTCCGATAAATCGTAACAATCATCCGTCAGGATTCCTTCTGCGCTATCGCCTACACCTACGGTAATGTTTCCAGTGTAAGAAAGTCCCCATACTCGGCAAATGCCCGCAGGAACACCTTCAAAATCAATTACGCCAGTTGTTGACAAGCCAAGGATGTCGTTGTTCTCATCGGTGATTACATAAGCATAAGTCGTAAGTTCGATGCCGGTATTGATAAATGTGACGACATCAGCTTGTCCATCATTTACGATCAATTCTACATCTATACTTCCTTCGTCAGTGCTAACGGTTCCACCATCAGGCGTCTGGCGGACCAGGGTAATGTAGTTGTTGGAAATCGCCCAACAGTCACTGGACAGTGCCGAAGTGGTGATATCCGCCATGAAAGTAGGATCAAATTCACCGGTATAAACAACACCGTAAACCCGGCAGATACCTGGTGCTGAAGGATCAAAATCAATGATGTTGCTTTCGATATCTCCAAATAGGATGTTGTTTTCATCGTCCGTAATGATGTAACGGTAGTTGGGATCATCAGTGTCGTTGTCGAGGATCACAATATCAGCCATCCCGTCTTGAGGACAAATGTAGATGATCTCTTCTCCACTCATGGTACTCACATTGCCTGCATCCAGGCTTTCAGTACGTTCCACGGTAAGGAAGTTCTCAGAAAGCTCGAAACAGCTACTTGCCAGCTGCACTGCTGCTGCATCATCTCCGGGCTCTACCAAGAGGGTGCCAGTATAAGAAACGGCCCAAATACGGTAGAAACCAGGCTCGAAGTTGTCGAGGTTAACAATACCGTCTGTAGGTTCACTTACTTGAAGTACGATGTTCTGATCATCCGTCACCAGGTAAGCATAGCCTACGTTAGCGGTGCTGGTAGTCAATACCAGTGGTCCTGGCATGAAGTTACTGTGGCAAAGACGAAGACTGTCGGCACCTCCCTCAAAGCTGATGATTCCGCCATCAGGGGTGTCGATAAAGATGTCTACGAAGTTATTAGAAAGATCGTAGCAACCATTGCTGATTTCTACTGCGGTAATGACATTACCAATGCTCAGGTTGAGGTCGCCGGTGTAAGAAATTCCCCACATCCGTAGGGCATCAAGGCCAGCAGCTTGCTCAAAGTCAATGGTGTTTCCACTGAGTACCTGAAGTACAATATTGCCTTGGGTCGTCAGTACGTAGGAGTAGGTCGCTTCTGTAGAGCTTCCACTATTGACAAAGTTGGTGAAATCTGCCACCCCATCAGGGCAAACGTAAACTACGCTGGCACCAAGGTCTGTATAAATCTCTCCGCCATCGACGTAGGTTTTGTCTACGAAAACAAAGTTGTTGGTTAGGTCGTAACAACCGCTTGCCAATTGGTCTTCAAAAATATTGGCACCTGGTAAAACGCTTAATGACCCCGTGTACGAAAGTCCGTAGATACGCCAGTCACCAGGAGCAGCATTCTCGAAGTTAAAGGTTGGATCATTGAGGTTACCAACCAGGATGCTGTCTTCGTCTACCACCAAGTAAGTGTAAGCTGCCGCACTGGCACCAAAAACACTTACGGTGAAAGGATCTGGAATACCATCACCGATACACAAGGTCACTTCTTCCGCGCCACCTTCAACGAAAATCAGGCCAGCAGCTGGAGTGATATTGTAGATAGTGATATAGTTGTCCGAAAGATCGAAACAAGCAGTCGACAAATCCGCGTTGCCTGCATCTAAACCAATTTCAGCCAATAGATCTCCCGTGAAAACAAAGCCCCACATGCGGTATTCTCCTTCAGGAAGGAATTCGAAATCGTAAGTATTACCTCCTATGATGATATCAATAATGATATTGTCAGCATTGGTGAGTACATAGGTGAAGTTTCCTGAACCCGTACCCTGGTTGCTAAAGGTAAGAACGTCAGCTACACCATCTCCTGGACAGGTGTAGCGATCGCCTGTACCAATGGTGGTAGAAATGGTGCCGGCATTAAGCTCTCCTCGAACGACCGTTACGAAGTTGTCGGTAAGATCATAGCAGTCATTAGAAAGCGCTATCGTAGCAGCATTGTCACCTACTTCAGCAAGTAAGGTACCCGTGTAAGCAACTCCCCACACCCGACATGTACCATTGGGAGCACCTTCGAAGTCGGCTTCGTTGGTGTTCGTCAGAATATCGAGAATATTATTGTTTTCATCAGTAATCAGGAATGCGTAGTCGGTATTGCTAGCGCCGCTTGCCGCAAAAGCATACAAATCACTGATGCCATCATCGGTACAAAGGTAGAGGCTGGTCGCTCCTTCCGTAGTGCTGATGGTACCTCCTTGAGGTGTTTCGCGGATGATCGTGACGTAGTTGTCAGAAGCATCGTAGCAGCGGTTACTTAATTCGGTCGTCTCAATGTTACCTCCCGTCAACATCAACTGACCACTGAAGGCAACACCCCATACGCGAATTTCCGCAGGAACACTGATTTCATTGAAGTCAAATGGTGCACTACCAATGTTGTTCAGGATGTTGTTGTTGACATCCGTGATGACATAGGTGTAATTGGCGGTAGAGATGCCCGTGTTTACGAAAGACAGAATATCTGCTACATCGTCATTAGGACAAATGTTGATGGTGGTATTACCATCAGCCAGGCTGACCATTCCTCCGTCAACTTGATCACGGATAACTGTAACAAAGTTGCTGGAAAGTTCAAAACAAGCGTCTGTCAACGCTACTTCTGCGGCATTTTGACCCACTTCAGCAATAATTTCACCAGAGTAGGAAAGGCCCCAGACGCGACATTCGCCAGGTGCTGCCTGGTCGAGGTCAACACTATTGCCAGCAAGTACTGCCAGGATGTTGTTTTGGTTGTCGGTTACGATGTAAGCGTAAGACTCGTCTGTAGCTGTAGAGGTATTTTGGAAGATGAAGAAGTCCGCTTCACCATCGTTGCCACAGGCAAAAGTGTTGGTTGTTCCATCTTCCAGGCTTACCGTACCTCCATCGACAAAAGTGCGGATGACGGTAATGAAGTTGTCGGATAGATCAAAGCAATCACTAGCTAGATCCGTCGTAGCAGCGTTGTCACCAATAGCGGCAGTAAGGTTGCCAAGGTAAGCCAAGCCCCAAATGCGACAGATTCCTGCAGGCGCATTTTCAAAGTCGATCTGTGGACTGGTACTGGTATTCAGGATGATGTTATTTTCATCCGTGATGACGTAAACATAGTTGGTGCCTTCAGGTGCGGTGGTCTGTACATCCAGCACATCGGCGATGCCATCAGAAACACACACGAAGGCGGTTGTTTCACCATCCGCAAGGCGCAATTCTCCGCCATCAGGACCGCGAAGGTCAACCAGAAGGAAGTTGTCACTTAGATCAAAGCAATCGTCAGAAATTTGCGTGCCGGCTTCGATGGTTACTCCGCTTTGCAGCAAGAAGTTGCCACTGAAGGCCACCGCCCAAACACGGACAAAATCACCAGTGTAATCCTCAAAATTAGTGCTGGGCCCTGCCAGGATTTCCAACACCGTATTGTCTGTGTCAGTTACCAGGAAGGCAAGGTTGTCGTCACCACTGTAATCAGTAACAAAGTTCAAAATATCAACAACGCCATCGTTTGGACAGATAGCTGCGACCGTACTGCCATCTTCGAAAGTGATCTCACTAACACTCACCGAGCGATTGATAACGGAGACACTGTTGTCACTTAGATCAAAACACACATCCGCCAGCGTTGCGCCAGTGAAAGTATCGCCTACTGCAACACTGAGGTTGTCCAGATATGAAAGCCCGTAAACTTCGTAGGTGCCAAGTGGCAGTTGATTTAAGTCAAGATCGTTGCCTTCAACAATGGCGGCAATCAAATCTGTTTCAACATCTACAACTATATAAACATAAGCCAGGTTTGGATCGGCATCCGTAGCAACGAAGGTAAGGGTATTGCCACTACCTGCCATACATTCTACATAAGAGGTAGAACCATCTTCCAGGCTTACGATACCACCATCAGGGCCATTGCGGTTGATAACCACAAACCCATCAGATAGGTCGAAACATTCGTCGGAGAGTGCTTGTCCACCACCCAGGTTATCGCCTACATTGATGGTAAGGTTGCCACTGTACGCAACGCCCCAAACGCGGCAAATGCCGGGCTCTGCCGTGTCAAAATCTACAATGCCGTCAGCGGAGGTACCCAGAACAAAGTTGCCTTCGTTCGTAATCACATAGACGAAATTGTCATCACCAGCATAGGTGCTTGCAAAAGTCAAGACGTCGGGGTTACCGTCGCCTACACAAATGGTGGTTTCTGTGCTACCATCTGCCAGAATAACATCATCAGCGTTAAGTACCCGCTTGGTAAGGCTAAGGGTGTTCTCCGACAAATCGAAACAACTTGCACCGACGGCAGCTGGATCAAAAACATCACCTACCGTTAGCGCAATACCGTCAATATAAGAAACACCATAAACCGTATATGCCCCGGCAGCAAAAGCTGTGAGATCAATGCTGCCAGAAGTTACGATAGCGGCAACAGTATTGTCACTATTGTTCACCAAAAGGAAAGCATAGGAAGCATTGGGGTCATTACCGTCTACAACAAACTCCACCGTTCCAGTAGGTTCGAGGGTAGAACAGCTAAGGAAGCTGTCGGTACCATCGGCATAAGCGATATCTCCGCCGATTGGTCCATTGCGATTTACCAGTACGAAACCATCGGAAAGGTCAAAGCATTCATCGGACAGCAGGGTAGGGGCGCCAATGTTAATACCTTCTTCTACCAGTAAGTTGCCACTATAAGCTAAGCCCCAAACGCGGCAAATTCCAGCACCAGCACCTTCGAAATTAATCGTTGGATCAGCGGAAACACCCAATACGAAGTTGCCCTCGTTGGTGATAATATACGTGAAGTTGTCGGCACCGGTATAAGTAGAGGTGAAAGTAAGGAAGTCATCAATACCGTCACCTACACAGATGGTCACTTCGCTAGAGCCATCTTCCAGTAAAACATCATCAGCGTTCTGGACGCGCTTGATAAAGCTGAGGTTGTTATCAGAAAGGTCAGCACATTCGCTGCTGAGTTGGTCGGGGTTGAATGCAGCACCGGGAGCAGGAGTAAGGGTGCCTGTGTAGGCAACACCAAAAATGCGGTAGGCACCAACTGGAATCAGGGCCAGGTCAATCTCGGTAGCTGTGGTTACACTTTGTACCAAACCGGTAGTGCTGTTGACGATCACAAAGGCAAAATCAGTAGCCGGATCGTGGGTGCTCACTAAACTAACGGTGCCTGTAGGTTCGAGCACACTACAAGAAACAAAGGTTTCCGAGCCATCAGCGTAAGTTAAAGTCCCGGCATCGGGAAAGAGGCGAGTTACCTCTACATAGTTCATCGAGAGTTCATAACAGGCACTAGCGAGGTTGGTCGTAAGCAAGTCGTCACCTACCTGCCCGAGATAGTCGCCTACGTAAGCTAATCCCCAAACACGGCACACGCCAATACCCGCATCGGAAAAGTCGACGGTACCATCAGGAGATGTGCCCAGGATGTTGTTGTTGTCATCAGTGATAACGTAAACATAAGGCGTAAATTCACTGGTAGAAGTGAAATCGACCACATTGGTCACGCCATCATTGATACAGAGCGTGATAGCCGTTTCTCCAGCAGCAGTCATTACGTTACCCCCCATAGGTGTAAGATTGGAAATGCTGATGAAGTTGCCACTCAGGCGGTAACAAAAACTCCCCAGTGTTGCTTCCAGGTAGTTGTCACCTACTTGACCAAGAAACTGGCCGATATAGGATACAGAAAAGACCCGTAGGTTACCATCGGGTAAATCTTCAAAATTGATAAAACTGCTCGTACTGGCGTAGACGATAATATCGTCTTCATTCACGACAATATAAGCATAAGGAGTAGCCTGCGGACTCGACCTAAAACGGATTGTGTCGTCTAGGCCATCACCTTGGCAAAGCTCCAGCGTTGCGTTACCATCCACTCGGATAGTGCCTTGCACACAGCTGGAAAACACCTGACTGTAAGCGCTCAGGCTTGACAGTAGTAAAAAGAGTGTAAAAAATGTTTTCAGGATCTTCATATACCTTCTGATTTCAGATTTTTTCCCAAGTGGGAACTGATTAGGACGACAAAATATTAAGAATATGGATATATGAGAAATATTTCTCTCATGATTTTTGCAAAGGTCGGTTCTTTCGGTGGAAGGGCAAGCTATTCCCCTAAGAAAGTCTTAATTTCCTTTTACGTATACTTGTTTGTGGTCATATATGTTGCATGTTTTCAAGGAATAATACCAATGAAGGGCTTTATTTTGTCATAGGCCATGCCCTGCGTCGGAGTGTTTAGTAAAATTCCGTTTTGCGTATGATCCCATCTTAGTAATCAGTGCGATGCTTGCTACTGGCACCATCAAAATGTGTTCCTTTGGATTAGGGTCGAAGGAGGGTACCCCTAGCCGCAAAGGCTGCTCTCCCTATCCGCCCTAAATGATGAGCAATCACTTGCTGGGGGACTTTATGAGCGGATTTTCGTTAAATCCAGGCCTCCTACTATTGTTGTTTGAGAATTACTCATATCTTTAAGTCCTCTGTAATAGAAGCAACTATCAATCGTTTTGAGTCACGAGTGACTTAGGTTCCCCTTTTTTGTCTTACATATACACAAATCGTCTTCTCCTGGTCGAGGAGACAGGTAGTAACTATTCATGGAAAAGTTTGCTTTATGGTGGTCGATGGTTTTGGCTTTGATTTTGGCCTGTACAGCAGTGCAGGCACAGCAGGGGATCGTCACTCATAACGACTTTACGGCCCAAACGCTCGTTAAAGATATTTTTGCCAGTGGTGCTTGCGATAACATTGATTTGATTACGCCCATTGGTCATGAGAATGGCTTGGGGTATTTTGAAAATGGCATGGATATCATTGGCCTTGATCGTGGAATTATCCTCTCTACGGGCCCTACGCACAATGCGGCTGGCCCGAATAATGAAACCGATAAAAGTGGTGATTTGCCAGGAAATGGTGACGATGAAGACCTGTCGAGGCTGTCAACGGGCCAAGTTAGGGATGCCGTTGGGATTGAGTTCGATTTTGTCCCCCTTGATTCTATCGTAAGGTTTCGTTACGTTTTTGCTTCGGAGGAGTACTGTGAATTTGTGGGTAGTAACTACAATGATGTTTTTGGTTTCTTCATCAGTGGCCCTGGTATGGAGGGTGAGTTTACCGCTGATGCGGAAAATGTAGCCTTGATTCCAGGAACTGATGACTTTGTCGCAATCAATTCCGTTAATTTCAATCAGAATGCTGGCTTTTATATTCATAATGAACGTCCAGAAGACCAGTCTGAATGCGGGCTCTCCAATATCTCCACACCTCATTTGTCACAAATTCAGTACGATGGCTTTACGACGGTCCTTACGGCCGAATTAAGGCTTCAGCCATGTCAAACCTATCATATTCGCTTGGTCGTAGGAGATGTTGCGGATGCTTTTTTCGATTCTGCCGTTTTTCTGGAAGCGGGCAGTTTTAACCTTGGTGGTGAAATTGCCGTGACGGCAATCGGTGAGACGGCTGGGCCTGGGCAAGTTTTTGAAGGCTGTGAAGATGCGGCCTTCCGATTCAGCCGTAATACTGACAGCCCAATTGATCGACCACTAATAGTAGATTACCAAATTAGCGCGGCTTCAACGGCTACCCCTGGTCTTGATTACACACCTTTTTCGGGCACCATCACTATCCCGGAAGGAGACCTCTACGTTGATCTGCCGGTAAATACCCTGCCGGACATGGAAATGGAAGACGAAGAATTGATTCGTCTGGTTTTGAATATTCCTTGCGCTTGCTATGCCGACTCGGCCGATCTGGTCATTGTGCCTGCGCCTGAGTTGTCGCTGAATCTTTCCGACGTCTATACCTGTCCGGGGGAAGCAACTACGATGGTTGCCCTCCCAAGTGGTGGCGTAACTCCCTACTCATT is a window from the Lewinella sp. LCG006 genome containing:
- the ilvA gene encoding threonine ammonia-lyase, whose translation is MAKPITSNTSLLSVEQIYQAKVRLKGIADITPMLPNYRFSELYECNLLLKREDLQVVRSYKIRGAFNNMATMTEEQLKNGVVCASAGNHAQGVAFACQKMQVHGKIFMPIVTPKQKVKKVKLFGKSFVEVVLTGDTYDDAYAEAMLCAKVEGRGFVHPFDDPGTIAGQGTVGVEILDSANGPIDYIFVPVGGGGLSAGIGSYVKQISPSTKIIGVEPAGAPAMYESLKAGKVVNLEQIDSFVDGAAVRQVGDLTFKIAQQVLDDILLVDEGKICSLILQLYNEEGLVVEPAGALTLAGLEQYADKIKGKNVVCVISGGNNDITRTEEIKERALLYEGLKHYFVIRFPQRAGALKDFLTKVLGPDDDITHFEYTKKHNRGTGPALVGLQVKERGDYEQLVQRMDKHQIDYQPLNDSKMLFELLI
- the ilvC gene encoding ketol-acid reductoisomerase, with protein sequence MAKLNFGGTEENVATREEFSLEKAQTVLKEETIAIIGYGVQGPGQALNLRDNGFHVIVGQRQPSKSWDKAIADGFVPGETLFSIEEAAEKGTVIQYLLSDAAQIAMWPTIKKHLTPGKALYFSHGFGITYLDRTGIVPPADVDVILVAPKGSGTSLRRMFVEGRGLNSSYAIHQDATGRAKERVIALGIGIGSGYLFETTFKKEVYSDLTGERGTLMGAIQGIFEAQYSVLRERGHSPSEAFNETVEELTQSLMPLVAENGMDWMYANCSTTAQRGALDWKNKFRDAVLPVFNDLYDSVASGKEAQRSIDSNSQPDYRVKLEAELSELHNSEMWQAGRTVRSLRPENQPAAKEQEVG
- a CDS encoding T9SS type A sorting domain-containing protein is translated as MKILKTFFTLFLLLSSLSAYSQVFSSCVQGTIRVDGNATLELCQGDGLDDTIRFRSSPQATPYAYIVVNEDDIIVYASTSSFINFEDLPDGNLRVFSVSYIGQFLGQVGDNYLEATLGSFCYRLSGNFISISNLTPMGGNVMTAAGETAITLCINDGVTNVVDFTSTSEFTPYVYVITDDNNNILGTSPDGTVDFSDAGIGVCRVWGLAYVGDYLGQVGDDLLTTNLASACYELSMNYVEVTRLFPDAGTLTYADGSETFVSCSVLEPTGTVSLVSTHDPATDFAFVIVNSTTGLVQSVTTATEIDLALIPVGAYRIFGVAYTGTLTPAPGAAFNPDQLSSECADLSDNNLSFIKRVQNADDVLLEDGSSEVTICVGDGIDDFLTFTSTYTGADNFTYIITNEGNFVLGVSADPTINFEGAGAGICRVWGLAYSGNLLVEEGINIGAPTLLSDECFDLSDGFVLVNRNGPIGGDIAYADGTDSFLSCSTLEPTGTVEFVVDGNDPNASYAFLLVNNSDNTVAAIVTSGSIDLTAFAAGAYTVYGVSYIDGIALTVGDVFDPAAVGASCFDLSENTLSLTKRVLNADDVILADGSTETTICVGDGNPDVLTFASTYAGDDNFVYVITNEGNFVLGTSADGIVDFDTAEPGICRVWGVAYSGNLTINVGDNLGGGQALSDECFDLSDGFVVINRNGPDGGIVSLEDGSTSYVECMAGSGNTLTFVATDADPNLAYVYIVVDVETDLIAAIVEGNDLDLNQLPLGTYEVYGLSYLDNLSVAVGDTFTGATLADVCFDLSDNSVSVINRSVSVSEITFEDGSTVAAICPNDGVVDILNFVTDYSGDDNLAFLVTDTDNTVLEILAGPSTNFEDYTGDFVRVWAVAFSGNFLLQSGVTIEAGTQISDDCFDLSDNFLLVDLRGPDGGELRLADGETTAFVCVSDGIADVLDVQTTAPEGTNYVYVITDENNIILNTSTSPQIDFENAPAGICRIWGLAYLGNLTAAIGDNAATTDLASDCFDLSDNFITVIRTFVDGGTVSLEDGTTNTFACGNDGEADFFIFQNTSTATDESYAYIVTDNQNNILAVLAGNSVDLDQAAPGECRVWGLSYSGEIIAEVGQNAAEVALTDACFELSSNFVTVIRDQVDGGMVSLADGNTTINICPNDDVADILSFVNTGISTANYTYVITDVNNNILNNIGSAPFDFNEISVPAEIRVWGVAFSGQLMLTGGNIETTELSNRCYDASDNYVTIIRETPQGGTISTTEGATSLYLCTDDGISDLYAFAASGASNTDYAFLITDENNNILDILTNTNEADFEGAPNGTCRVWGVAYTGTLLAEVGDNAATIALSNDCYDLTDNFVTVVRGELNAGTISTTIGTGDRYTCPGDGVADVLTFSNQGTGSGNFTYVLTNADNIIIDIIIGGNTYDFEFLPEGEYRMWGFVFTGDLLAEIGLDAGNADLSTACFDLSDNYITIYNITPAAGLIFVEGGAEEVTLCIGDGIPDPFTVSVFGASAAAYTYLVVDEDSILVGNLNDPTFNFENAAPGDWRIYGLSYTGSLSVLPGANIFEDQLASGCYDLTNNFVFVDKTYVDGGEIYTDLGASVVYVCPDGVADFTNFVNSGSSTEATYSYVLTTQGNIVLQVLSGNTIDFEQAAGLDALRMWGISYTGDLNLSIGNVITAVEISNGCYDLSNNFVDIFIDTPDGGIISFEGGADSLRLCHSNFMPGPLVLTTSTANVGYAYLVTDDQNIVLQVSEPTDGIVNLDNFEPGFYRIWAVSYTGTLLVEPGDDAAAVQLASSCFELSENFLTVERTESLDAGNVSTMSGEEIIYICPQDGMADIVILDNDTDDPNYRYIITDDENNILFGDIESNIIDFDPSAPGICRVYGVVYTGEFDPTFMADITTSALSSDCWAISNNYITLVRQTPDGGTVSTDEGSIDVELIVNDGQADVVTFINTGIELTTYAYVITDENNDILGLSTTGVIDFEGVPAGICRVWGLSYTGNITVGVGDSAEGILTDDCYDLSDNFVTVTRIELENLVPGGNTNASLPNTDRVVINLYPNPASDQINVQVTVPSSLLTEQQVVSCFDINGMLLFQQALSPVAGTNQSSLNISQLQAGMYLLRWYDGEQVIVTRFIKE